From the Candidatus Kapaibacterium sp. genome, the window ACTTCTTTTTGAAACTTTGTACAAAGAGTTCATCACTTCTAAAGAAATCCTTATCTAGTTGTTCAAGTAATTTTGTATGCTTTGTCACATCTTTAAACAAGTTCACGTTTTGAAACCAGAATGGAGATGAATATTTTATGCTTAATGTGTTGATAATACTTGCTCGAATAGAAACTTCAATTTTTTCAAGCTCTGATAGGACTAACTTCCTAAACTCTTTATCAAAACAATACTTATCAAATGAATCTTCAAATGAAGTACCGTTACGAAACATCTTAGTTTCCCAATCAATATAGTTTTCAAACCAATAACCCGAAAGCCTGTAATAACTAATATGTTCCAACAAAAACAAGGCTCGTTCTTCGTTTTTAACTACCATACCTCGATTTTTCAGAATTTCAAGTTGTTCCTCTTTACTTTTTGGTGCTTTTTGGAATTCAATCTTTTTCATATATTTTTTTTGTATAATAAATTTATTTTGTTTACTTTTGTATTAACATACTTGCCCCGCTTCTCATAAGAACAGCGCGCTTAGGGCAAGTCTTTTTTTATGCCAACCCTTTCCCCTCCACGATTGCTATTTCGTCCTCTGTCAGCTCATACAGCTTATATACCAGTTGGTCTATTTGGTGTTCTTCTTTGCTTATGTGCATATGTCTTCTGCAAACTTTGTTTAAGTGTACCTATAATAAGGGAATATTTTTGTATCTTCAATAAACTATAACCAAATCCAATTGCCTCTTTACATCGGTATATTGCCATGCTTACGCGGTGGGTTTTTGTCCACTTTGTTCTCGAGTAAGCTGAATGCTTCGATTAGCATTTGGCGCGTATGTTTGGGCTCGATTATGTCGTCAATATAGCCGTAAGATGCGGATATGTAAGGATTTGCGAAGCGTTCGTTATATTCGTCAATTAATTCGGCTTCGCGAACGGATGGCTCGGGCGAACTTTCGATTTCCTTTTTGAAAATGATTTCCACTGCTCCTTTAGCACCC encodes:
- a CDS encoding Abi family protein, which produces MKKIEFQKAPKSKEEQLEILKNRGMVVKNEERALFLLEHISYYRLSGYWFENYIDWETKMFRNGTSFEDSFDKYCFDKEFRKLVLSELEKIEVSIRASIINTLSIKYSSPFWFQNVNLFKDVTKHTKLLEQLDKDFFRSDELFVQSFKKKYIEKLPPSWIILEITSFGTLSKIFENLKPYDKRLIANKFELPEKVFVSWLHTLIYIRNVCAHHTRLWNRNLTISPKLLNNETNNWSKEYVVNNKSYFVVLIIRYILKTINPKSTFKEKLIELFKNYPLIESNLMGFSDNWEQEQIWQSST